GTCTCGCCATTAGCGAGGGCACAGACGGCACGCTGGTGATCGAGGATCCCGACTACGGCATTGTCAAATTTCATCGAGACGGGTCAATGGAGGCTGAGGGCCGGGCCATTTTGCCGAAGGATTTCACGATTGCCGGCGAGGTAACCATGCTGGCTACCAAGTAACGGCGGAGAAGCCGGCCCTGGAGGCAGGCACACCGTTTATCTACGAGCGGGAGAAGGCTCGTCCATAAGAGGAGGAAGATTATGACCAAGACAAGTACGATGCTAGCTGCATTCGCTATCGGACTTTTGGCGTCGACGGCGGCCATGGCTGGAGACGTCCGCATCATGTGGTATTCCGATGGTGTGGAGGGCGAGGTCCTGAAGGATCTCCTCGGCCGTTTCATGAAGGAAAATCCCGGGATCAACGTCATTCTCGACAATGTTTCCTATAGCGTGGTGCGCGAGCAGCTACCGGTCCAGCTGGAAGCGGGCGATGGTCCGGATATAGCGCGCGTGACCAATTTGAAGGCGTTGAGCCAACACTGGCTCGATCTGCGCCCGCTGGTCGCCGACACAGCCTATTGGGACAAGAATTTCGGTGGGCAGGCGGACTGGATGCGTCCTGACGGTTCGAACCAGATTTCCGGTTTCATGACCCAGATTACTCTGACAGGCGGCTTCGCCAACAAAACGCTGTTCGACCAGGCCGGTGTCGCCATTCCGGCCAAGGACGCAACCTGGGACGACTGGGCAAAGGCTGCGAAACAGGTTGCTGAAAGCCAGAAGGTGCCGTTTCCGATGGCGCTTGACCGCTCGGGCCACCGGCTGACCGGGCCCAACCTTTCCTATGGCTCCAACTATATTGGTCCGGATGGCAAACCCGCCCCGCTCGATGACGGTGCCAAGAACTTCATCA
The Phyllobacterium zundukense DNA segment above includes these coding regions:
- a CDS encoding ABC transporter substrate-binding protein, producing MTKTSTMLAAFAIGLLASTAAMAGDVRIMWYSDGVEGEVLKDLLGRFMKENPGINVILDNVSYSVVREQLPVQLEAGDGPDIARVTNLKALSQHWLDLRPLVADTAYWDKNFGGQADWMRPDGSNQISGFMTQITLTGGFANKTLFDQAGVAIPAKDATWDDWAKAAKQVAESQKVPFPMALDRSGHRLTGPNLSYGSNYIGPDGKPAPLDDGAKNFITKFVGWVTDGTMSKDVWVSAAGSTYRAGADDFINGQLVYYYSGSWQVPNFSTKIGSNFDWVATGSPCGSANCTGMPGGAGLVAIKYTKNPKEVAKVMDYLAREDIVKEFSERTLFLPAHKGVIEKGLDFKTDDEQAKAALNTFVSSTSSLSDLAQKLPGWYWSDTIYGALVTRVSQAAAGELKLDEAFSRIDADIAAKVKDSGL